A section of the Prochlorococcus sp. MIT 1341 genome encodes:
- a CDS encoding DNA-directed RNA polymerase subunit beta': protein MTSSTPKTRKSSTKSRKSTKGSRSSKGSKKKAASVSASPALAKTPPTFLNRVVDKKGLKQLVAWAYKTHGTAATAAMADNLKDLGFRYATQAAVSISVDDLKVPEAKQDLLGQAEHQITATEECYRLGEITEVERHTKVIDTWTETNERLVDAVKKNFNQNDPLNSVWMMANSGARGNMSQVRQLVGMRGLMANPQGEIIDLPIRTNFREGLTVTEYVISSYGARKGLVDTALRTADSGYLTRRLVDVAQDVIVREEDCGTTRSILVKAEDGRFGNRLVGRLTAEKVVDKDGQTVAERDREIDPELSKSFEKAGLESVSVRSPLTCEAMRSVCRKCYGWALAHNELVDLGEAVGIIAAQSIGEPGTQLTMRTFHTGGVSTAETGVVRSKVAGKVEFGSKARVRGYRTPHGVEAQQAEVDFTLTVKPSGKGRPQKIEIINGSLLFVDDAQEIQADVTLAQIAAGSVQKSVEKATKDVICDLAGQVRYETVIQPKEVTDRQGNITLKAQRLGRLWVLAGDVYNLPPNAHPVVKGNVKASSGQVLAEASQASEFGGEIRLRDSIGDSREVQIVTTSMTLKDFKLHEESTHSGEIWHLEAKDGTQYRLNTIPGSKIGSGEVVAELADDRFRTKTGGLAKFAPGLSIKKARTAKNGFEVSKGGTLLWIPQETHEINKDISLLMIQDGQWIEAGTEVVKDIFSQTAGIVTVAQKNDILREIIVRSGSFHLCKEAKSLERFKDEGQMVNPGESIAKGIKADQMVFVQSVETPEGSGLLLRPVEEYSIPDEAQLPELAHVKQERGPSLGLKATQRLAFKDGELIKSVEGVELLKTQLILETFETTPQMTVDVEAVKDHRAKTIDRLRLVILESILVRRDTMSDSSHGSTHTELQVEDGQTVKAGDVVATTQILCKEEGVVQLPDVHEGDPIRRLIVERQEDTVTLTTKDKPLVTVGQRLVDGEPLAKEELAECCGEVESVKNNSITLRLGRPYMVSPDSVLHVRDGDLVQRGDGLALLVFERQKTGDIVQGLPRIEELLEARRPRESAILCKNPGTVEIKQEEDDESVVVTVIETDDAIGEYPIFLGRNVMVSNGQQVNAGELLTDGPINPHELLECFFEDLRGRKPLMDAAQEAIAKLQHCLVNEVQNVYKSQGVAIDDKHIEVIVRQMTSKVRIEDAGDTTLLPGELIELRQVEDTNQAMSITGGAPAEFTPVLLGITKASLNTDSFISAASFQETTRVLTEAAIEGKSDWLRGLKENVIIGRLIPAGTGFSGFEEELRAEAGPHPDILAEDPAGYRRMQNLRPDYTVEMPSASAAKSTAVLDDPSDEDLEATRSRHGIDAVASNFAAFARPTADDEVPEDQLPDQAALEGLQEEGLLSDE from the coding sequence ATGACATCCTCAACACCTAAAACACGCAAGTCTTCAACTAAGTCTCGCAAGTCAACAAAGGGCTCTAGGAGTTCAAAGGGATCTAAGAAAAAAGCTGCTTCTGTAAGTGCTTCACCAGCCTTGGCGAAGACTCCTCCAACATTTCTTAATCGTGTAGTTGATAAAAAAGGGCTCAAGCAATTAGTTGCATGGGCTTATAAGACTCATGGCACTGCTGCCACAGCAGCTATGGCTGACAACTTAAAGGATCTTGGATTTCGTTATGCCACTCAAGCGGCTGTTTCTATTTCCGTAGATGACCTAAAAGTTCCAGAGGCCAAACAAGATTTACTGGGTCAGGCAGAACATCAAATTACTGCTACTGAGGAATGCTATCGCTTGGGAGAAATTACCGAGGTTGAGCGCCATACAAAGGTTATTGACACTTGGACTGAAACTAATGAAAGATTGGTTGATGCAGTAAAGAAAAATTTTAATCAGAACGATCCTCTGAACTCAGTTTGGATGATGGCTAATTCCGGGGCACGCGGAAACATGTCTCAGGTTAGGCAGTTGGTAGGTATGCGTGGCTTGATGGCGAATCCGCAAGGTGAGATTATTGACCTTCCAATACGAACAAACTTTCGGGAAGGATTAACAGTCACAGAGTACGTTATCTCTTCTTATGGAGCACGAAAGGGCTTGGTTGATACTGCCCTAAGAACGGCTGATTCAGGTTACTTAACTCGACGCCTCGTTGATGTTGCTCAGGATGTAATTGTTAGAGAAGAAGATTGTGGTACCACACGTTCAATCCTTGTTAAGGCTGAGGACGGACGTTTTGGGAATCGCTTGGTTGGCCGTTTAACAGCGGAGAAGGTAGTGGATAAAGATGGTCAAACTGTTGCTGAGCGTGATCGGGAGATTGATCCAGAACTTTCTAAGTCTTTTGAAAAGGCTGGTTTAGAGAGCGTCAGTGTTCGATCTCCTTTGACATGTGAGGCTATGAGGTCAGTTTGCAGGAAATGCTACGGATGGGCTCTAGCTCATAATGAGCTAGTTGACCTTGGCGAAGCAGTAGGGATTATTGCTGCACAATCTATTGGAGAGCCCGGTACTCAATTGACAATGAGAACTTTCCATACCGGTGGAGTTTCAACAGCTGAGACTGGTGTGGTTCGTTCCAAGGTTGCTGGAAAAGTTGAGTTTGGCTCAAAAGCACGTGTTAGAGGATATCGGACGCCTCATGGTGTTGAAGCTCAGCAAGCAGAGGTTGATTTCACACTTACGGTTAAACCAAGTGGAAAGGGAAGGCCTCAGAAAATAGAAATCATTAATGGCTCATTATTATTTGTTGATGATGCGCAAGAGATACAAGCTGATGTAACGCTTGCTCAAATTGCCGCTGGTTCAGTCCAGAAGAGTGTTGAGAAAGCAACTAAAGATGTGATATGTGACCTTGCGGGACAGGTGCGTTATGAAACAGTTATTCAACCAAAAGAAGTTACTGATAGACAGGGGAATATTACTCTTAAGGCACAACGTTTAGGTCGACTTTGGGTTCTAGCGGGAGATGTTTATAACTTGCCACCCAATGCTCATCCTGTGGTTAAGGGAAATGTCAAGGCCAGTTCAGGACAAGTTTTAGCAGAAGCCAGTCAAGCTAGTGAGTTTGGAGGAGAGATTCGACTTCGTGACTCTATTGGAGATTCTAGAGAGGTACAGATTGTCACGACGTCAATGACTCTGAAGGATTTTAAACTTCATGAGGAGAGCACTCACTCTGGCGAGATTTGGCATTTGGAGGCTAAAGATGGCACGCAATATCGCTTGAACACTATTCCTGGCAGTAAAATTGGAAGTGGGGAGGTTGTTGCAGAACTCGCTGATGATCGTTTTAGGACAAAAACCGGAGGCCTTGCAAAGTTTGCCCCTGGTTTGTCTATTAAGAAGGCTAGGACAGCGAAAAATGGTTTTGAGGTAAGCAAGGGAGGAACCTTATTGTGGATTCCTCAAGAAACGCATGAAATCAATAAGGATATTTCTCTCTTAATGATTCAAGATGGTCAATGGATTGAGGCAGGAACAGAAGTCGTAAAAGATATTTTCAGTCAGACAGCAGGTATCGTTACTGTCGCTCAGAAGAATGATATTTTGAGAGAAATCATTGTTCGAAGCGGTAGCTTTCACCTTTGCAAAGAAGCCAAGTCATTAGAACGGTTTAAAGATGAAGGTCAGATGGTCAACCCTGGCGAGTCCATTGCAAAGGGCATCAAGGCAGATCAGATGGTTTTTGTGCAATCTGTTGAAACTCCAGAAGGATCGGGTCTTTTATTAAGACCTGTTGAGGAGTACTCCATACCCGATGAAGCGCAACTTCCAGAGTTGGCCCATGTTAAACAAGAAAGGGGACCATCTTTAGGACTAAAAGCTACTCAACGTTTAGCCTTTAAAGATGGCGAGTTAATTAAATCTGTTGAAGGTGTCGAGTTGCTAAAAACCCAACTCATTTTGGAGACATTCGAGACCACACCACAAATGACAGTTGATGTTGAGGCTGTTAAAGATCACCGAGCCAAGACAATTGACAGACTTCGGTTGGTGATACTTGAAAGCATATTGGTCCGTAGAGACACAATGTCTGACTCCAGCCATGGCTCTACTCATACCGAACTTCAGGTAGAGGATGGCCAAACAGTTAAGGCTGGAGATGTAGTTGCTACTACTCAAATCCTTTGTAAAGAAGAAGGAGTTGTTCAATTGCCAGACGTTCACGAGGGCGATCCTATACGCCGATTAATTGTTGAAAGACAAGAAGACACAGTAACTTTGACTACCAAAGATAAGCCCTTGGTCACAGTGGGTCAGCGATTAGTTGATGGTGAGCCCCTTGCTAAAGAAGAGCTTGCTGAGTGTTGTGGTGAAGTTGAGTCGGTAAAAAATAATTCAATAACTCTTCGTCTTGGTAGACCTTATATGGTTTCTCCTGACTCTGTTTTGCATGTTAGAGATGGAGATCTTGTTCAACGAGGAGATGGATTGGCCTTACTAGTTTTTGAACGTCAGAAAACAGGAGATATTGTGCAGGGTTTGCCTCGTATTGAGGAGCTATTGGAGGCTCGTCGTCCAAGAGAGTCAGCAATCCTATGTAAAAATCCGGGAACTGTTGAAATTAAGCAAGAAGAAGATGATGAGTCAGTTGTAGTAACTGTTATTGAGACTGATGATGCGATTGGCGAATATCCAATATTCTTAGGTCGCAACGTTATGGTTAGCAATGGACAGCAAGTAAATGCTGGAGAGCTGCTTACTGATGGTCCAATAAATCCTCATGAACTTCTTGAGTGTTTCTTCGAAGACTTGCGAGGACGTAAGCCTTTAATGGACGCAGCACAGGAAGCGATTGCAAAACTACAACATTGCCTCGTCAATGAAGTTCAAAATGTCTACAAATCACAGGGAGTTGCTATTGACGATAAGCATATTGAGGTCATTGTTCGCCAAATGACTAGTAAGGTTCGCATTGAAGATGCAGGTGATACAACTTTATTACCTGGAGAGTTGATCGAATTACGACAGGTGGAGGATACCAATCAGGCGATGTCCATAACTGGAGGTGCGCCTGCAGAGTTCACACCAGTTTTATTGGGGATTACTAAGGCTTCACTAAATACAGATAGTTTTATTTCGGCTGCGTCTTTCCAGGAAACAACACGTGTTTTAACAGAGGCTGCTATTGAGGGTAAGAGTGATTGGCTTAGAGGACTTAAGGAGAATGTGATAATTGGTCGACTAATTCCAGCTGGAACTGGGTTTAGTGGTTTTGAGGAGGAATTAAGGGCTGAGGCAGGGCCTCATCCTGACATTCTTGCTGAGGATCCAGCAGGGTATAGAAGAATGCAAAATCTTCGTCCTGATTACACTGTTGAAATGCCATCAGCTTCTGCTGCTAAATCCACCGCAGTCTTGGATGATCCGAGCGATGAAGATCTTGAGGCAACAAGAAGTCGTCATGGTATCGATGCAGTCGCAAGCAACTTCGCAGCATTTGCCCGACCGACTGCTGATGATGAAGTGCCAGAAGATCAGCTGCCTGATCAAGCTGCGCTTGAGGGCTTGCAGGAGGAAGGGTTACTTAGTGATGAGTAA